Proteins from a genomic interval of Streptomyces sp. NBC_01445:
- a CDS encoding ATP-dependent Clp protease proteolytic subunit, translating to MPSAAGEPSLGGGLGDQVYSRLLNDRIIFLGQQVDDEIANKITAQMLLLAAADQAKDIYLYINSPGGSVTAGMAVYDTMQYIQNDVVTIGMGMAASMGQFLLTGGTPGKRFALPNTDILMHQGSAGIGGTASDVKIQAEYLLRTKKRMAEITARHSGQTVETIIRDGDRDRWYTAEEAKAYGLIDEIISAATGVPGGGGTGA from the coding sequence ATGCCTTCCGCCGCCGGTGAGCCGTCCCTCGGTGGTGGCCTCGGCGACCAGGTCTACAGCCGACTGCTCAACGACCGCATCATCTTCCTAGGCCAGCAGGTCGACGACGAGATCGCCAACAAGATCACTGCCCAGATGCTCCTCCTGGCCGCTGCCGACCAGGCCAAGGACATCTACCTCTACATCAACAGCCCCGGCGGTTCTGTGACGGCCGGCATGGCGGTCTACGACACCATGCAGTACATCCAGAACGACGTCGTCACCATCGGCATGGGCATGGCCGCCTCCATGGGCCAGTTCCTGCTGACGGGCGGCACCCCGGGCAAGCGCTTCGCCCTTCCGAACACGGACATCCTGATGCACCAGGGTTCCGCCGGCATCGGCGGTACGGCTTCGGACGTCAAGATCCAGGCCGAGTACCTGCTGCGTACGAAGAAGCGCATGGCGGAGATCACGGCCCGGCACTCCGGGCAGACCGTCGAGACGATCATCCGTGACGGTGACCGCGACCGCTGGTACACCGCCGAAGAGGCCAAGGCGTACGGCCTCATCGACGAGATCATCAGTGCCGCTACGGGTGTTCCGGGCGGCGGCGGCACCGGGGCCTGA
- a CDS encoding ABC transporter ATP-binding protein: MGLGTKRHDEAPRDDRWAVDLRGVRRQYGRGGGAVHALRGIDLALPRGSFTAVMGPSGSGKSTFLQCAAGLDRPTGGTVHLGGTLITGMSENKLTALRRTRLGFVFQAFNLLPSLTVEQNVVLPMRLAGHRPDRRRAAEVLAQVGLGDKGRRRPGQLSGGQQQRVAIARALITRPDVVFADEPTGALDTTTAADILGLLRTAVDSMGATVVMVTHDPAAAACADRVLFLADGRIVDQLHGACAQAIAARMTTLTAPGYAGAAA, translated from the coding sequence ATGGGCCTGGGCACGAAGCGGCACGACGAGGCACCGCGTGACGACAGGTGGGCCGTCGACCTGCGCGGCGTCCGCCGTCAGTACGGCCGCGGCGGCGGCGCCGTGCACGCCCTGCGCGGCATCGACCTCGCCCTGCCCCGTGGCAGCTTCACGGCGGTCATGGGCCCCTCCGGCTCCGGCAAGTCCACGTTCCTGCAGTGCGCGGCCGGCCTCGACCGCCCCACCGGCGGCACCGTCCACCTCGGCGGCACCCTCATCACCGGCATGAGCGAGAACAAGCTCACCGCCCTGCGCCGCACCCGCCTCGGCTTCGTCTTCCAGGCGTTCAACCTGCTGCCCTCGCTCACCGTCGAGCAGAACGTCGTCCTGCCCATGCGCCTCGCGGGCCACCGCCCCGACCGTCGCCGCGCCGCCGAGGTCCTCGCCCAGGTCGGCCTCGGCGACAAGGGCAGGCGGCGGCCGGGCCAGCTCTCCGGCGGCCAGCAGCAGCGCGTCGCCATCGCCCGCGCCCTGATCACCCGCCCCGACGTCGTCTTCGCCGACGAGCCCACCGGGGCCCTCGACACGACAACGGCCGCCGACATCCTGGGACTTCTGCGCACGGCCGTCGACAGCATGGGCGCCACCGTCGTCATGGTCACCCACGACCCGGCCGCCGCGGCCTGCGCCGACCGCGTCCTGTTCCTCGCCGACGGCCGGATCGTGGACCAGCTGCACGGCGCCTGTGCGCAGGCGATCGCCGCCCGCATGACGACCCTGACGGCCCCCGGCTACGCGGGAGCGGCCGCCTGA
- the tig gene encoding trigger factor produces the protein MKSAVETLNPTRVRLSIEVPFEELKDSLDAAYKKINQQVTVKGFRKGKIPARVIDQRFGRGAVLEEAVNDALPKFYTEAVNEAELNVLGQPEVDITELKDGETLNFTAEVDIRPEIVIPDYSGIEVEVDAIEVSDEDVDKSVEQLRERFASTSPVERAAEDGDVVTIDLEAKVDGEVLEDGVASGVSYTIGSGELLEGIDEAVKGLEAGGEATFTSELKGGSAEGKEAEVTVKVTQVAARELPSLDDEFAQLSSEFDTLDELKADSRKRLENMKQYDQATQAQERVLEKLLELVEVPVPEKLLEDEVKTRKHNLEHHQLGQMGLDLEKYLEIQGKTVEEFDAETAEQAVKGIKTQFVLDELVNKEKLNVNQEELTEHLMRRAQSSGMSPDQFAQAVVEGGQVPMLVGEVARGKALAVVVEAATVKDTNGEIVDLEDDEDESAAAGETVEADGSADAEEKNEA, from the coding sequence GTGAAGAGCGCCGTGGAGACCCTGAACCCGACCCGGGTTCGGCTCAGCATCGAGGTGCCCTTCGAGGAGCTCAAGGACAGCCTCGACGCGGCGTACAAGAAGATCAACCAGCAGGTCACGGTGAAGGGCTTCCGCAAGGGCAAGATCCCTGCCCGCGTCATCGACCAGCGGTTCGGCCGCGGAGCGGTGCTTGAGGAGGCCGTCAACGACGCGCTTCCGAAGTTCTACACCGAAGCGGTCAACGAGGCCGAGCTCAACGTGCTGGGCCAGCCCGAGGTCGACATCACGGAGCTGAAGGACGGCGAGACGCTGAACTTCACCGCCGAGGTCGACATCCGTCCCGAGATCGTGATTCCGGACTACTCCGGCATCGAGGTCGAGGTCGACGCCATCGAGGTCAGCGACGAGGACGTCGACAAGTCGGTGGAGCAGCTCCGTGAGCGCTTCGCCTCCACCTCCCCGGTCGAGCGGGCCGCCGAGGACGGCGACGTCGTCACGATCGACCTCGAGGCCAAGGTCGACGGCGAGGTGCTCGAGGACGGCGTCGCGTCCGGCGTCTCGTACACGATCGGCTCCGGCGAGCTCCTCGAGGGCATCGACGAGGCCGTGAAGGGCCTGGAGGCCGGTGGCGAGGCCACCTTCACCTCCGAGCTCAAGGGCGGCTCCGCCGAGGGCAAGGAGGCCGAGGTCACCGTCAAGGTCACCCAGGTCGCCGCTCGTGAACTGCCGTCCCTGGACGACGAGTTCGCGCAGCTCTCCTCCGAGTTCGACACCCTCGACGAGCTGAAGGCCGACAGCCGCAAGCGCCTCGAGAACATGAAGCAGTACGACCAGGCCACGCAGGCCCAGGAGCGTGTCCTGGAGAAGCTGCTCGAGCTGGTCGAGGTCCCCGTTCCCGAGAAGCTGCTCGAGGACGAGGTCAAGACCCGCAAGCACAACCTCGAGCACCACCAGCTCGGCCAGATGGGCCTCGACCTCGAGAAGTACCTCGAGATCCAGGGCAAGACGGTCGAGGAGTTCGACGCCGAGACCGCCGAGCAGGCCGTCAAGGGCATCAAGACGCAGTTCGTCCTCGACGAGCTCGTCAACAAGGAGAAGCTGAACGTCAACCAGGAGGAGCTCACCGAGCACCTCATGCGGCGCGCGCAGTCCTCCGGCATGTCCCCCGACCAGTTCGCCCAGGCCGTCGTCGAAGGCGGCCAGGTCCCGATGCTGGTCGGCGAGGTCGCCCGCGGCAAGGCCCTCGCGGTCGTCGTCGAGGCCGCCACGGTCAAGGACACGAACGGCGAGATCGTCGACCTCGAGGACGACGAGGACGAGTCGGCCGCCGCCGGCGAGACCGTCGAGGCGGACGGCTCCGCCGACGCCGAGGAGAAGAACGAGGCCTGA
- a CDS encoding Fpg/Nei family DNA glycosylase yields the protein MPEGHTIHRLAQDHAERFAGRPLGVRSPQGKFSDSAALLDGLVLDEADAHAKHLFLGFAETGWIHIHLGLFGKYTLGETPAPPPTDTVRLRLLSDTHYSDLRGPTTCALITDAEKQAIHDRLGPDPLRNGDDPDRAWRRISRSRTTVAALLMDQKVIGGVGNVYRAEVLFRHGIDPYTPGKDLRPDEWTAIWTDLVALMREGVRHNRIDTVRPEHTPEAMGRPPRVDDHGGEVYVYRRATMPCHLCGTEIRTASLAARNLFWCPRCQPPR from the coding sequence GTGCCCGAGGGCCACACCATCCACCGCCTGGCCCAGGACCACGCGGAGCGCTTCGCAGGCCGCCCACTAGGCGTACGCAGCCCGCAGGGCAAGTTCTCCGACAGCGCCGCACTCCTGGACGGCCTGGTCCTCGACGAAGCGGACGCTCACGCCAAACACCTCTTCCTGGGCTTCGCGGAAACCGGCTGGATCCACATCCACCTGGGCCTCTTCGGCAAGTACACCCTCGGAGAGACCCCGGCCCCGCCCCCCACGGACACCGTCCGGCTGCGCCTGCTGAGCGACACGCACTACTCCGACCTGCGCGGCCCCACGACCTGCGCCCTGATCACGGATGCCGAGAAGCAGGCGATACACGACCGCCTCGGCCCCGACCCGCTCAGGAACGGCGACGACCCGGACCGCGCCTGGCGCCGTATCTCCCGCAGCCGCACCACCGTCGCCGCGCTGCTCATGGACCAGAAGGTGATCGGCGGCGTCGGCAATGTCTACCGCGCGGAGGTCCTCTTCCGGCACGGCATCGACCCGTACACCCCGGGCAAGGACCTCAGGCCCGACGAGTGGACGGCGATCTGGACGGACCTGGTGGCGCTGATGCGCGAGGGCGTCCGGCACAACCGCATCGACACCGTCCGCCCGGAGCACACCCCCGAGGCGATGGGCCGCCCGCCGCGCGTGGACGACCACGGCGGCGAGGTGTACGTCTACCGGCGGGCCACGATGCCGTGCCATCTGTGCGGCACGGAGATCCGCACGGCGTCACTCGCGGCCCGCAACCTCTTCTGGTGCCCGAGGTGCCAGCCGCCCCGCTGA
- a CDS encoding cation:proton antiporter — protein MGGAFLAAAVLARLGGRIGLPTIPLFILAGILLGPHTPGIVLVADPHDLEMLSALGLVLLLFYLGLKFHLDDLKTGGRKMAVAGGTYLALNVGAGLGFGFALGWGTSEALVLAGVLGISSSAIVTKVLVDTGRLGNPETKPILGIIVVEDIFLALYLAALQPILSGADSLASAVMDGGKAFGFLLLLALAARFGTRIVGHLFNTKDDELLVISFLGAAVFVAGVSEWFGVADAIGAFMVGLMLGSTTSGERIRKLVHPLRDAFGAIFFFAFGLSIDPGDLPTVLWPVLAAVAVTLVMNVLAGLGAARVYGFGPGPAANISTTLLARGEFALILATMAAGAGLDERLSPFIAGYVLLLAVLGPMAAGRSEWLARVLPGGRPDGAPLDERVGAGV, from the coding sequence ATGGGCGGCGCCTTTCTCGCCGCCGCCGTCCTCGCCCGCCTCGGCGGCCGCATCGGACTCCCCACCATCCCCCTGTTCATCCTGGCCGGGATCCTCCTCGGCCCGCACACACCCGGCATCGTGCTCGTCGCCGACCCGCACGACCTGGAGATGCTCTCCGCGCTCGGCCTGGTCCTGCTGCTCTTCTACCTCGGCCTCAAATTCCATCTGGACGACCTCAAGACCGGCGGCCGGAAAATGGCCGTCGCCGGCGGGACGTACCTCGCGCTGAACGTCGGCGCGGGCCTCGGCTTCGGATTCGCCCTCGGCTGGGGCACCTCCGAGGCTCTGGTCCTCGCCGGGGTCCTCGGCATCTCCTCGTCGGCGATCGTCACGAAGGTCCTGGTCGACACCGGCCGCCTCGGAAATCCGGAGACCAAGCCGATCCTCGGGATCATCGTCGTCGAGGACATCTTCCTGGCCCTCTACCTGGCCGCGCTCCAGCCGATCCTGTCCGGCGCGGACAGTCTCGCGTCGGCGGTCATGGACGGCGGCAAGGCCTTCGGCTTCCTCCTGCTGCTCGCGCTCGCAGCGCGCTTCGGCACCCGCATCGTGGGCCACCTCTTCAACACCAAGGACGACGAACTCCTCGTCATCTCCTTCCTCGGCGCGGCCGTGTTCGTCGCCGGGGTCTCCGAGTGGTTCGGAGTCGCGGACGCGATCGGCGCGTTCATGGTCGGCCTGATGCTCGGCTCCACCACGTCGGGCGAGCGCATCCGCAAGCTCGTGCACCCCCTGCGGGACGCGTTCGGCGCGATCTTCTTCTTCGCGTTCGGCCTCTCCATCGACCCGGGCGACCTGCCGACGGTGCTGTGGCCGGTCCTCGCGGCCGTCGCGGTGACGCTGGTGATGAACGTGCTCGCGGGACTCGGGGCGGCGCGCGTGTACGGGTTCGGGCCCGGCCCCGCCGCGAACATCTCCACGACGCTGCTCGCCCGGGGTGAGTTCGCCCTGATCCTCGCCACGATGGCGGCGGGCGCGGGCCTGGACGAGCGGCTGTCGCCGTTCATCGCGGGTTATGTACTGCTGCTCGCCGTCCTCGGACCGATGGCGGCGGGCCGCTCGGAGTGGCTCGCGCGGGTCCTTCCAGGGGGGCGGCCGGATGGGGCGCCCCTCGATGAGCGAGTGGGCGCCGGGGTGTGA
- a CDS encoding PP2C family protein-serine/threonine phosphatase, with product MAGRRAQAETFPARMKMRLHRARIGLRRSGVDYFRGDGSDWVALAGLLLTVPVITCGTLLNSVWCSPTALVLPIVAGGLLLRPASLLGLYAAAAAALIVESVRLGPYSEGAARVTPGTVLVVAACGFFGLLIAQFRSRVGVPWRRGGTMLFDLRERIRVQSKLPQLPKAWHREMALRPAGGQSFSGDFVVAARTNGGRTLEAVLTDVSGKGMDAGSRALLLSGAFGGLLGSLPPHAFLPAANGYLLRQDWDEGFATSIHLVLDLESGDYELFSAGHPPGLQLSAGSGRWEEKAAEGPLLGVYDGAQFDSIKGSLRPGDVLMLFTDGLVETSDRDIAEGIDRLTGEADRYVSGGFHGAAWHLIEAVAKDVNDDRALLLICRDA from the coding sequence ATGGCAGGACGACGCGCGCAAGCCGAGACGTTTCCGGCCCGGATGAAGATGAGACTGCACCGGGCCCGCATCGGCCTGCGCAGATCGGGTGTCGACTACTTCCGCGGCGACGGTTCCGACTGGGTCGCCCTGGCGGGCCTGCTCCTCACGGTCCCGGTCATCACCTGCGGCACCCTCCTCAACTCGGTCTGGTGTTCCCCGACGGCGCTCGTCCTGCCGATCGTCGCGGGCGGACTGCTGCTGCGCCCGGCCAGCCTCCTCGGCCTGTACGCGGCCGCCGCTGCGGCGCTCATCGTGGAGTCCGTCAGGCTCGGCCCGTACTCGGAGGGCGCCGCCCGGGTCACCCCGGGCACTGTCCTGGTCGTGGCGGCCTGCGGTTTCTTCGGGCTGCTCATCGCCCAGTTCCGCAGCCGGGTCGGCGTGCCCTGGCGGCGCGGCGGCACGATGCTGTTCGACCTGCGCGAACGCATCCGCGTACAGAGCAAGCTGCCGCAGCTGCCCAAGGCCTGGCACCGCGAGATGGCGCTGCGTCCGGCCGGCGGCCAGTCCTTCTCCGGCGACTTCGTGGTCGCGGCCCGTACGAACGGCGGCCGCACCCTGGAGGCGGTCCTCACCGACGTATCGGGCAAGGGCATGGACGCGGGGTCCAGGGCCCTGCTCCTGTCCGGAGCCTTCGGCGGGCTCCTCGGCTCCCTGCCGCCGCACGCCTTCCTGCCTGCCGCCAACGGCTATCTGCTCCGCCAGGACTGGGACGAGGGCTTCGCCACGTCCATCCACCTCGTCCTCGACCTGGAGTCGGGCGACTACGAACTCTTCTCCGCGGGGCACCCGCCGGGCCTCCAGCTCAGCGCGGGCAGCGGCCGCTGGGAGGAGAAGGCCGCCGAGGGCCCGCTCCTCGGGGTCTACGACGGCGCCCAGTTCGACTCCATAAAGGGCTCCCTGCGCCCCGGCGACGTCCTGATGCTCTTCACGGACGGCCTGGTCGAGACGTCCGACCGGGACATCGCCGAGGGCATCGACCGCCTCACCGGCGAGGCGGACCGCTATGTCTCGGGCGGGTTCCACGGCGCGGCCTGGCACCTCATCGAAGCGGTGGCCAAGGACGTCAACGACGACAGGGCGCTACTGCTGATCTGCCGGGACGCGTGA
- a CDS encoding HD domain-containing protein translates to MLTLAEVEALARGAHVTQTDKAGRPYAEHLEAVAEGVRARGGDEEQIAAAWLHDAIEDDALSPQWLAEADLTDRTKAVVLALTKRPGEPQEAYAQRILATPGALLVKQSDLAHNADPTRLAALDAPTRDRLARKYAGMRALLGIDETP, encoded by the coding sequence ATGCTGACCCTCGCCGAGGTGGAGGCCCTGGCACGCGGGGCCCACGTCACCCAGACGGACAAGGCCGGACGCCCCTACGCGGAACACCTGGAGGCGGTCGCCGAAGGTGTACGCGCCAGGGGCGGCGACGAAGAGCAGATCGCGGCGGCCTGGCTGCACGACGCGATCGAGGACGACGCGCTGTCGCCGCAGTGGCTGGCCGAGGCGGACCTCACGGACCGCACGAAGGCCGTCGTCCTCGCCCTCACCAAGCGCCCCGGAGAGCCTCAAGAGGCCTACGCGCAACGAATTCTGGCCACTCCTGGCGCGCTGCTGGTGAAGCAGTCGGACCTGGCCCACAACGCCGACCCCACCCGTCTGGCGGCTCTGGACGCACCGACGAGAGACCGCCTGGCGAGGAAGTACGCGGGGATGAGGGCCCTGCTGGGTATCGACGAAACCCCGTAG
- a CDS encoding GNAT family N-acetyltransferase, whose product MTMDVRVLRQNDWHEWYAKLELAFGGVPEAPEERALWDDLTEFDRSIGVWDGDRCVGTAGAFTFGVTVPGGAQVPAAGVTMVSVAATDRRRGVLTSMMRRQLDDVRSWGEPLAVLTASEPAIYGRFGYGIGTRQASVEIDSTRVRINAPAGTDDVRLRFADVAEAAAECEAVYLRTIGTRPGMLARRPGWERLPLLDAPSEREGASPMQCVLAERDGETVGYVRFHNKPEWDAAGPKGRITLRHIDALDAAAYAALWRFLLDIDLTSTVQARNRPVDDPLFSLVSDIRRCQVRLRDSLHVRLVDLGVALEARTYQAPVDVVLDVTDEFCPWNAGRWRLTGDAKGASCKRTGDSEDTADLALSVRELAAAYLGDTSLAALAAAGRVRELRPGAVGEAALAFGSVVAPWLPHGF is encoded by the coding sequence ATGACGATGGACGTACGGGTGCTGCGCCAGAACGACTGGCACGAGTGGTACGCGAAGCTGGAGCTGGCCTTCGGAGGAGTCCCCGAAGCGCCCGAGGAGCGCGCGCTGTGGGACGACCTCACCGAGTTCGACCGGTCCATCGGCGTCTGGGACGGCGACCGGTGCGTGGGGACGGCGGGGGCGTTCACGTTCGGGGTGACGGTGCCGGGCGGGGCCCAGGTCCCCGCGGCGGGCGTCACGATGGTGTCCGTCGCGGCGACGGACAGGCGGCGCGGGGTCCTGACGTCGATGATGCGGCGCCAGCTCGACGACGTACGGTCCTGGGGCGAGCCGCTCGCCGTGCTCACCGCGTCCGAGCCCGCGATCTACGGCCGGTTCGGGTACGGGATCGGGACGCGGCAGGCGAGCGTGGAGATCGACTCGACGCGGGTGCGGATCAACGCTCCGGCGGGGACGGACGACGTACGGCTGCGGTTCGCCGACGTCGCCGAGGCCGCCGCCGAGTGCGAGGCCGTGTACCTGCGCACGATCGGCACCCGGCCCGGCATGCTCGCCCGCAGGCCCGGCTGGGAGCGGCTGCCGCTGCTCGACGCGCCGTCGGAGCGCGAGGGCGCGTCGCCGATGCAGTGCGTGCTGGCCGAGCGTGACGGCGAGACGGTCGGATACGTCCGCTTCCACAACAAGCCCGAGTGGGACGCGGCCGGGCCCAAGGGCCGGATCACGCTGCGGCACATCGACGCGCTCGACGCGGCGGCGTACGCGGCGCTGTGGCGCTTCCTCCTGGACATCGACCTGACGTCGACCGTCCAGGCGCGCAACCGGCCGGTGGACGATCCGCTGTTCTCCCTGGTCAGCGACATCCGGCGGTGCCAGGTGCGGCTGCGGGACTCCCTGCACGTACGGCTCGTGGACCTCGGTGTCGCGCTGGAGGCCCGCACGTATCAGGCGCCGGTCGACGTCGTCCTGGACGTGACGGACGAGTTCTGTCCGTGGAACGCGGGGCGGTGGCGGCTGACCGGGGACGCCAAGGGGGCGTCCTGCAAGCGCACGGGGGACAGCGAGGACACAGCCGATCTTGCCCTGTCCGTACGGGAGTTGGCGGCGGCCTACCTCGGCGACACGTCGCTGGCGGCGCTGGCGGCGGCCGGGCGGGTGCGGGAGCTGCGTCCTGGCGCGGTCGGCGAGGCGGCGCTCGCCTTCGGGTCTGTCGTGGCGCCCTGGCTGCCGCACGGATTCTGA
- a CDS encoding ribose-5-phosphate isomerase, whose product MRVYLGSDHAGYELKNHLVEWLKAHGHEPVDCGPHIYDAQDDYPPFCLRAAERTAADPDALGIVIGGSGNGEQIAANKVKGVRAALAWSEQTAALGREHNDANVVSIGGRMHTQEEATKFVEIFLSTPYSNEDRHTRRIEMLSRYEETGELPAIPPHHPQG is encoded by the coding sequence ATGCGCGTGTACCTCGGCTCGGATCATGCCGGCTACGAACTCAAGAACCACCTCGTCGAATGGCTCAAGGCCCACGGCCACGAGCCCGTCGACTGCGGGCCCCACATCTATGACGCCCAGGACGACTACCCTCCGTTCTGCCTCCGTGCCGCGGAGCGCACGGCGGCGGACCCGGACGCCCTCGGCATCGTGATCGGCGGCTCGGGCAACGGCGAGCAGATCGCCGCGAACAAGGTGAAGGGCGTCCGTGCGGCCCTCGCCTGGAGCGAGCAGACCGCCGCGCTCGGCCGCGAGCACAACGACGCGAACGTGGTCTCCATCGGCGGCCGCATGCACACGCAGGAAGAGGCGACGAAGTTCGTCGAGATCTTCCTCTCCACCCCGTACTCGAACGAAGACCGCCACACGCGCCGCATCGAGATGCTGTCGCGCTACGAGGAGACGGGCGAACTCCCCGCGATCCCGCCCCACCACCCGCAGGGCTGA
- a CDS encoding acyltransferase family protein, producing the protein MFRAAPTRAPLPAAQTAPAHQPPNTAAAPPTPAAKPAKQRDAFFDNAKYLAIVLVAMGHSWEPLTDHSRVAEALYMTVYTFHMPAFIVISGYFSRSFDMRPDRLRRLITGVAVPYVIFEVAYTFFKRWADDDPTQPFSLLDPWYLTWFLVALFVWRLTTPLWKIVRWPVPLAVAIAVLASVSPDIGDDLDLQRVLQFLPFFVVGLFLKPEHFQLVRRREVRILSVPIFAVALVLAYWAAPRMTSAWFYHRDSAQELGAPWWAGAVMTFALFGCSVVLTACFFAWVPRRKMWFTVLGAGTLYGYLLHGFIAKGSRFWGWFDDYAWLHKPLGEVFVTVVAASLITVLCTPPVQRMFRFAMEPKMEWAFKKDAAEVARDRGRARA; encoded by the coding sequence ATGTTCCGCGCTGCCCCCACCCGAGCCCCGCTCCCTGCGGCACAGACGGCCCCCGCCCATCAGCCACCGAATACGGCAGCCGCTCCCCCCACACCGGCCGCCAAGCCCGCGAAACAGCGGGACGCGTTCTTCGACAACGCCAAGTACCTGGCCATCGTGCTGGTCGCGATGGGCCACTCCTGGGAACCGCTGACGGATCACAGCCGCGTCGCCGAGGCGCTCTACATGACCGTCTACACGTTCCACATGCCGGCGTTCATCGTCATCTCCGGCTACTTCTCCCGCAGCTTCGACATGCGGCCCGACCGGCTCCGGCGGCTCATCACCGGGGTCGCGGTGCCGTACGTGATCTTCGAGGTCGCGTACACCTTCTTCAAGCGCTGGGCGGACGACGATCCGACGCAGCCCTTCAGCCTGCTCGACCCCTGGTATCTGACCTGGTTCCTGGTCGCCCTGTTCGTGTGGCGGCTCACCACCCCGCTGTGGAAGATCGTCCGCTGGCCGGTGCCGCTCGCGGTCGCCATCGCCGTACTCGCCTCCGTCTCCCCCGACATCGGCGACGACCTCGACCTCCAGCGCGTACTGCAGTTCCTCCCCTTCTTCGTGGTCGGCCTGTTCCTGAAGCCCGAGCACTTCCAGCTGGTGCGCCGGCGTGAGGTGCGGATCTTGTCCGTGCCGATCTTCGCGGTGGCCCTGGTGCTGGCCTACTGGGCCGCTCCGCGGATGACGTCGGCGTGGTTCTACCACCGCGACAGCGCGCAGGAGCTGGGCGCGCCGTGGTGGGCCGGTGCCGTGATGACGTTCGCGCTCTTCGGCTGCTCGGTCGTCCTCACCGCGTGCTTCTTCGCGTGGGTGCCGCGGCGGAAGATGTGGTTCACCGTGCTGGGCGCGGGGACGCTGTACGGCTACCTGCTGCACGGCTTCATCGCGAAGGGCTCGCGGTTCTGGGGCTGGTTCGACGACTACGCCTGGCTGCACAAGCCGCTGGGCGAGGTGTTCGTGACGGTCGTCGCGGCCTCCCTGATCACGGTCCTGTGCACTCCCCCGGTCCAGCGCATGTTCCGGTTCGCGATGGAGCCGAAGATGGAGTGGGCGTTCAAGAAGGACGCGGCCGAGGTGGCCCGGGATCGTGGGCGGGCCCGCGCCTGA
- a CDS encoding amino acid permease: protein MTSQPSLAKADQAPHNPGDSQPDSGQTGNNGPDQLKAGLKNRHLSMIAIGGVIGAGLFVGSGSGIAKAGPAILISYALVGLMVVMVMRMLGEMAAARPSSGSFSAYADQALGRWAGFSIGWLYWFFWVVVLAVEATAGAVILNGWVPAVPQWGWALIVMVVLTATNLASVASYGEFEFWFAGIKVVAIGGFVIIGLLAVFGVLPGSDNPGAGFSHLTDAGGFMPNGAGSILTGVLMVVFSFMGSEIVTLAAGESEDPQRAVTKATNSVIWRIGVFYLGSIFIVLTLLPWNDKSIAKDGSYVAALNSIGIPHAGQVMNVIVLTAVLSCLNSGLYTASRMAFSLGQRGDAPKAFAKTSKNGVPQAAILGSVVFGFVAVWFNYQWPDTVFNFLLNSSGAVALFVWLVICFTQLKMRGMILREQPEKLVVKMWLFPYLTWATIAMISFVLVYMLTDDAGREQVVLSLLVAALVVGIALVREQVQKRKKVSA from the coding sequence ATGACCTCGCAACCCTCCCTTGCGAAGGCCGACCAGGCGCCCCACAATCCTGGAGATTCACAGCCTGACAGCGGTCAGACCGGAAATAACGGTCCCGACCAACTGAAGGCCGGCCTCAAGAACCGACACCTGTCGATGATCGCCATCGGCGGCGTGATCGGCGCCGGCCTCTTCGTCGGCTCCGGCTCGGGCATCGCCAAGGCCGGACCCGCCATCCTCATCTCGTACGCCCTCGTCGGCCTGATGGTCGTCATGGTGATGCGGATGCTCGGCGAGATGGCCGCCGCACGGCCGTCGTCCGGCTCCTTCTCCGCCTACGCCGACCAGGCGCTCGGCCGCTGGGCGGGCTTCTCCATCGGCTGGCTGTACTGGTTCTTCTGGGTCGTCGTCCTCGCGGTCGAGGCCACCGCCGGCGCGGTGATCCTCAACGGCTGGGTACCGGCCGTGCCGCAGTGGGGCTGGGCCCTGATCGTGATGGTCGTCCTGACCGCGACGAACCTGGCCTCGGTCGCCTCGTACGGCGAGTTCGAGTTCTGGTTCGCGGGCATCAAGGTCGTCGCGATCGGCGGGTTCGTGATCATCGGCCTGCTCGCCGTGTTCGGCGTGCTGCCGGGCTCGGACAATCCGGGTGCAGGGTTCTCGCACCTGACGGACGCGGGCGGGTTCATGCCCAACGGCGCCGGGTCGATCCTCACCGGCGTCCTCATGGTCGTCTTCTCCTTCATGGGCAGCGAGATCGTCACGCTGGCCGCCGGCGAGTCCGAGGACCCGCAGCGTGCCGTCACCAAGGCGACGAACAGCGTGATCTGGCGTATCGGCGTCTTCTACCTCGGCTCGATCTTCATCGTCCTGACGCTGCTGCCGTGGAACGACAAGTCGATCGCCAAGGACGGCTCGTACGTCGCGGCCCTGAACTCGATCGGCATCCCCCACGCCGGTCAGGTCATGAACGTCATCGTGCTGACGGCCGTGCTGTCCTGCCTGAACTCCGGGCTCTACACCGCTTCCCGCATGGCGTTCTCGCTCGGCCAGCGCGGTGACGCGCCCAAGGCGTTCGCGAAGACGAGCAAGAACGGTGTGCCGCAGGCCGCGATCCTCGGATCCGTCGTCTTCGGCTTCGTCGCCGTCTGGTTCAACTACCAGTGGCCGGACACCGTCTTCAACTTCCTGCTGAACTCCTCCGGCGCCGTCGCCCTCTTTGTCTGGCTCGTCATCTGCTTCACGCAGCTGAAGATGCGCGGCATGATCCTGCGCGAGCAGCCCGAGAAGCTCGTCGTGAAGATGTGGCTCTTCCCGTATCTGACGTGGGCCACGATCGCGATGATCTCGTTCGTGCTCGTCTACATGCTCACCGACGACGCGGGCCGCGAGCAGGTCGTCCTGTCGCTGCTCGTGGCGGCCCTGGTAGTCGGTATCGCGCTCGTGCGCGAGCAGGTGCAGAAGCGGAAGAAGGTCTCCGCCTGA